Proteins co-encoded in one Malus sylvestris chromosome 9, drMalSylv7.2, whole genome shotgun sequence genomic window:
- the LOC126583705 gene encoding protein FEZ-like, whose amino-acid sequence MEEKNEMERVDDVILPGFRFHPTDEELVGFYLKRKIQQRLLPIELIKQVDIYKYDPWDLPKLASTGEKEWYFYCPRDRKYRNSARPNRVTGAGFWKATGTDRPIYSSEGTKCIGLKKSLVFYRGRAAKGIKTDWMMHEFRLPSLSDSAPPKKLLDKSLPPNDSWAICRIFKKTNSMAQRALSHSWASQFPEPTASNLFTQQFSSENMSCTTDMGSTMQFWNNNDLQQPSNTSFSAFDTLPYKPINPTESKPSMFDGEFPNGFMFSPVEMSGPMNPALIGDLSNPAGSIDFDGSQQQFTGFSIGLQQQDQLQGNIGTSENEGGFRKNVSSSSTSHWGTSSIRSIGFPFSLASDDEAWKPTLPSDSPPCPSSYSTNKCYT is encoded by the exons ATGGAGGAGAAGAACGAGATGGAAAGGGTTGATGATGTGATATTACCTGGTTTTCGGTTTCATCCGACAGATGAGGAGCTTGTAGGGTTTTACCTTAAGAGAAAAATCCAACAGAGGCTTCTTCCTATTGAGCTGATTAAGCAAGTTGACatttataaatatgatccgtgGGATCTTCCGA AGCTGGCAAGTACCGGGGAGAAAGAGTGGTACTTCTACTGCCCGAGGGACCGAAAATACCGGAACAGCGCTAGACCTAATCGAGTCACAGGAGCCGGGTTTTGGAAGGCTACCGGAACAGACCGGCCTATCTATTCTTCCGAAGGCACCAAGTGCATAGGGTTAAAGAAGTCCCTTGTGTTCTACAGAGGCAGAGCTGCTAAAGGGATCAAAACTGACTGGATGATGCACGAATTTCGGTTACCTTCTCTCTCAGATTCAGCTCCACCAAAAAAGCTCTTAGATAAAAGCCTCCCTCCAAAT GATTCATGGGCAATTTGCAGGATTTTCAAGAAAACAAACTCCATGGCACAGAGAGCACTTTCTCACTCTTGGGCCTCTCAGTTTCCAGAGCCTACAGCGTCTAATTTATTCACTCAGCAGTTCAGCTCGGAGAACATGTCCTGCACAACTGACATGGGATCAACCATGCAGTTTTGGAACAACAATGACTTGCAACAACCATCTAACACAAGCTTCTCTGCCTTTGATACTCTTCCTTACAAACCAATCAACCCTACCGAGTCGAAACCCTCCATGTTTGATGGAGAGTTTCCCAATGGCTTCATGTTCTCACCGGTCGAAATGTCAGGACCTATGAATCCTGCATTAATCGGCGATTTGAGCAACCCCGCTGGGAGCATAGACTTTGATGGTTCACAGCAGCAGTTCACCGGCTTTTCGATCGGTTTGCAGCAGCAGGATCAGTTGCAAGGAAACATAGGGACATCAGAAAATGAAGGGGGGTTCAGGAAGAACGTGAGTAGTAGCAGTACAAGCCATTGGGGAACCAGCAGCATCAGATCAATTGGATTTCCATTCAGTTTGGCTTCAGATGATGAGGCTTGGAAGCCAACTCTGCCTTCTGATTCACCACCCTGTCCTAGTAGCTATTCTACAAACAAGTGCTACACTTGA